The window AGGGTTATTTCTTTTGATCATTGGTGAAATCTTAAAAATATTAAAAAGAATCAGAAAATTATGAAGGAGTTAAAAGAATGAGTCACGCAAAGAATTTTTATGCTGGTCCCTCAGTATTACCTATTTCAATTTTGGAAGAAATTCAAAAAAATATGGTGGATTACATGGGTTCCGGGTTGTCCCTGATGGAAACAAGTCACAGATCTCCCGAATATGATGAAGTTCATATGAATTCTTTGAATCTGATACGTGAAATCTATGGAGTTCCGGATAATTTCAAGATTCTTTTTATTGGTGGCGGTGCGACCATGCAGTTTTCAATGATACCCCTGAATTTCCTCAGTGGTGGTAGAAGCTGCGATTTTACATTGACGGGTGCCTGGTCAAAGAAAGCCTATAATGACGCCATTAAATTGGGAAAAGTCAATGTTATCTTTGATGGTAAGGACGAATCCTATACCCGTCTTCCAGATCCTGCAAGCCTCAAAGCAACCCCGGGAGCCAGTTACTTCCATATGACTTCGAATGAAACCATCGGCGGTATCCAATGGAAGGATTGGCCCGATACAGGAGATGTACCCATAATCTGTGATATGTCCAGTGACATAATGAGCCGTCCGATTCCATTTGAAAAATTCGGTATGATTTATGCTGGTGCACAAAAGAATCTGGGGCCCAGCGGTGTTGCTATCGTCATTATCAGAGAAGATATGCTCGAGAAGTGTAATCCTGATATTACAGCCTACCTGGATTACCGTATTCATGCAAAAAAGGATTCTTTGTACAACACACCTCCTGTATTCCCAATTTATGCCATGAGTCTGATCCTTCAAAAAGTGAAGGCCGATGGTGGTCTTAAGTCTATTCAGAATCGGAACGAAGAAAAATCCAGGTTGATCTATGATACTATAGATAAGAGCGGTAACTTTTATAAATCACCTGTAGACGTTTCAGTTCGTTCAGATATGAATGTTGTATTTACATTGGATTCAACTGATCTTGAAAAAGAATTTATAGCTGAAGCCAAAAAGAGACAGATGGTTGGATTGAAAGGTCATGTCTCTGTGGGTGGATGCCGGGCATCCATATACAATTCACTACCGATCTCTGATGTAATGGCCCTTGTGGATTTCATGAATGAGTTTCAGAAAGAAAAAAGCTGATTCAGAGGGAGCCTCAAGGCTCCCGGATAAGTGGAGTTCAACATGGATGATCTGAATAAAGGAATATTAAGAGAACTGCGGGATGGCCGTAAATCCTATAAACTCATCGCTGAAACTCTGGCCGTCACAGAGAATACGATTCGTTCAAGGGTTCGTAAGATGGAAGAGCAGGGTGTTCTTGAAATCAGTGGTTTTGTGAATCCAGATGAAATCGAAAACCTTCAAATAATCATGATTGGAATCCGGACTAGGTCCATGGATTATATCTCCAAGGGTGAAGAAATCAGCCGTCTCAAGGGTGTTCTTTCGGTATCCGTCGTGACAGGTCGTTTTGATCTGATTGTCACGGTTGAACTGGCAGGAGATCATCAGATGCTTGAATTCCTCAAAAATGAACTTTCCCGGATAGATAGTATTGAAGCCATCGAGACATTTGTTGTATATAAAGGTTTCAATCTGAAAGTACCCTACCTTCAATAATTAAGGAAAAACAATGAATTACAAAGAAGTCCTGGCAAACTGCGGGATTGCTGTT is drawn from Oceanispirochaeta sp. and contains these coding sequences:
- the serC gene encoding phosphoserine transaminase encodes the protein MSHAKNFYAGPSVLPISILEEIQKNMVDYMGSGLSLMETSHRSPEYDEVHMNSLNLIREIYGVPDNFKILFIGGGATMQFSMIPLNFLSGGRSCDFTLTGAWSKKAYNDAIKLGKVNVIFDGKDESYTRLPDPASLKATPGASYFHMTSNETIGGIQWKDWPDTGDVPIICDMSSDIMSRPIPFEKFGMIYAGAQKNLGPSGVAIVIIREDMLEKCNPDITAYLDYRIHAKKDSLYNTPPVFPIYAMSLILQKVKADGGLKSIQNRNEEKSRLIYDTIDKSGNFYKSPVDVSVRSDMNVVFTLDSTDLEKEFIAEAKKRQMVGLKGHVSVGGCRASIYNSLPISDVMALVDFMNEFQKEKS
- a CDS encoding Lrp/AsnC family transcriptional regulator, which translates into the protein MDDLNKGILRELRDGRKSYKLIAETLAVTENTIRSRVRKMEEQGVLEISGFVNPDEIENLQIIMIGIRTRSMDYISKGEEISRLKGVLSVSVVTGRFDLIVTVELAGDHQMLEFLKNELSRIDSIEAIETFVVYKGFNLKVPYLQ